CGGGGGGGTGGGCTGATGATTTCCGCGCGCGGGTTCCGGCCCGCGCGCCAACAGAAGGGCCGAACCAACCGGCCCGCTTTCGAACACTCATACCAACAGGAAGGAAAGATCATGAAAACCAGGTTTACCCGCTGCTCCACCCTTGCGCTGATGGCCGGAATGCTCGCCGCGCCCGCCATGGCGCAGGATGTCACCATCCGCGCCCTGATGGAGGACGTGCCCGAAACCCGCATCATCGAAGAGCTGCTGCCCGAGTTCACCGAAGCGACCGGCATCGCCGTGGAGTTCGAAAAGGTCGGCTATGGCGACATGCATGACAAGCTGGTGGCCCAGCTGGTCGGCGGCCAGTCCTACTACAACCTGCTGTCCGTCGATTTCCTGTGGGCCGGGGAATTCCCCGAAGCCGGCTGGCTGACCGATCTGGGCCCCTATGTCGAAGAGACCGGGTTCGACATGTCCGGCTTTATCCCGTCCATGCTGGACCTGCTGGGCGCGACCGAGGACAACCTGCCGATCCTGCCGATGTACAATTATTCCATGGGTCTGATCCACCGCAGCGACATCCTGGAGGCACGGGGCGTCGCGCTGCCCGACACGCTGGAAGGCTACGTGGAGCTGGCCAAGGCAGTTTCCGCCGACGGTCAGGTCGTGGGCGCCGCGATGCAGGGGCAGAAAGGCGACCCGAACTCCATGGAGTTCTCCAACTACCTGTTCTCCGCGGGGGGCAGCTATCTGGGTGAAGACGGCACCGTCACGCTGGACAGCCCGGCGGCGGTCACCGCCCTTGGGCTTTATGCCGATGCCATCCAGAACGCCGCCCAGACCGGCGCGCTGTCGGCCACGCTGGACGACACGATGCGCCTGATGTGCAGCGGCGAGGCGTTCTCCATGGTCACCTATTGGTGGATGCTCCCGCAGCTGGACAATGCCGAAACCTGCCCCGAAGTGGCGGGCAAGCTGTCGCTGTCGGTCATGCCGGGCGGTGCGGGCGAATCCGGCGGCTGGGGCTGGGGCATTCCGACCAACGTGTCGGATGCGGAGAAGGACGCCGCCTGGCAGTTCATCTCCTGGGTGCAAAGCCCTGAGATCGCGGTGAAACGCGCCGTACAAGGCCATTCCCCGGTGCAATCGGATGTGTTCTCCGCCGCCGAGGTTCTGGAGGCGCATCCCTATTACGCCGACGGGCAGAAGGTGGTCGAGGCGGGCAAATCCTTCCCGATCTTCACCTATACCGCGCAATACGAGGACGTGCTGGGCACCCAGATCTCCCTGGCCGCCAGCGGGGATGCCACCCCCCAGGAGGCCATCACCTCCGCGGCCGAGGGCCTGGCGGAACTGATGGAAGACTGATCGCACCAGCCCCGCCCCGGAAACGTGGCGGGGCTTTTCATCCCTCCCGGAGAGTTCATGCCCGACTACAGCATTTCCCGTGCGCGCCGCCGACTGGGCCGGTTGTTCGCCGCCCCCGGCCTTGCCCTTCTGACGATCACCATGGGCCTGCCGCTGGGCTATGCGCTGGTCATTTCCCTGTCCAACATGACGCTGATCCGGCCCCGGCTCAGCCCGTTTCAGGGGTTGGAAAACTATATCGAGGTTCTGACAGACCCGATGTTCTGGTCCTCGCTCGGCGTGACCTTGCGGTTCTCCGCCGCCGCCGTGATCGGAGAATTCGTCGTCGGGCTGGCCATCGCCTTGCTGCTGACCAAGGTGGTGCGGATGCGGGCCGTCTATTTCGCCATCCTGACCCTGCCGATGGCCATGTCCCCCGTCGCCGTGGCGCTGATCTGGAAGATGTTGCTGCAACCCAATCTGGGGATCGTGAACACCACGCTGGGCCAACTGGGCATCGCGCCGGTGGATTGGCTGGGCAGTCCCGATCTGGCGCTTTCGACCCTGGTCTTCGTGGAGATCTGGCAGCAGACATCCTTTGTCGTGCTGCTGTTGTCGGCGGGCCTGGCCTCCCTCCCGCGTGAGCCGTTCGAAGCGGCGGAGGTCGACGGCGCAGGGCCTGTTGCGCAATTCTGGTACATCACCCTGCCGATGCTGCGCCCCGTGGCCGCCATCGCCATCGTCATCCAGCTGATCAACGAATTCCGGACCTACGATCTGGTCTACGTGATGACCAAGGGCGGGCCCGGCATCTCGACCGAGCTGCTGTCCTTCTACGCCTACAAGCGGGCGTTCCAGGGCCTGGCCATCAACGAGGGCAACGCCGCCGCCTTCCTGTTGCTGATGGTCGTGCTGGCGATCACCGTCGTCTTCTTCTGGATTCTCGAACGCCGACGCTGAGGGGATCAGCCGCGCGGCCAGCCGGTGGCGCCCAGGGTCCGCGCGCCAGCCTGCTCCAGCGCCTGGCCCATCGCGGCCAGCCGCGCGTCCTGTCCGGCCCCGGCCAGCAGCGTCACGCTGCCCGGCCGCCCGTCGCTGCGCGCGGGAATGGGCAGGGCCAGAGCGCACATGTCCAGCAGGTTCACGAAATTGGTATAGGTGCCCAGGTTGGAATTGGGGCCGACGGGATCGCGCTCCAGATCGGCGACGCTGTAGAAAGTGGGGATCGTCGGGACGCACAGCAGATCCAGATCGGCCATCACCTCCTCCACCCGGCGGGTCAGATCCTTCAGCCGGTAGAAACCGCGAAAGGCGTCCGTCGCGCTCAGCGTTTCGGCCTTGGCGATGATCTGGCGGGTGACGGGCAGGATCTCCTCCGGCGCGCGCGCCAGCAAGTCGGCGATGACACTGTGCCGCTCCGCCACCCAGGCGCCATTGTAAAGCATGTCGGCCACATCGTGGAACGGCGTGAAGTCCAGCGGCACGATCCGGTGGCCCTGCGCTTCCAGCAGGTGCAATCCGCCGTGGAAGGACGCCGCCTGCGCCGTGTCGCCAAAGGTCTGCAAGATCGCGTCGTCGGGCACACCGATGCGCAACCCGGTGGGCGCAGCGGGCAGGGCCGGGGCGTCGATCCGCCGGGCATAGCTGTCGGCGGGGTCGAACACCGCCCCGACGCGAAATGCCGCATGTGCATCCGCGATGGTCAGCGCGAAGACCGATATCGTCTCCACCGACCGGCAGGCGGGCACCGATCCGCTGGCCGACCAACTGCCCAGCGTCGGCTTCAACCCGACGATGTTGTTCAACGCCGCAGGCACCCGCCCCGATCCGGCGGTGTCGGTCCCCAGGGCAAAGCTGACGATGCCCTGCGCCACGGCGACGCCCGATCCGCCAGAGGATCCGCCCGGCACGATTTCCGGGTCCACCGCGTTTTTCGGCGCGCCGTACGGCGTGCGCACGCCGACCAGCCCGGTGGCGAACTGGTCCAGGTTGGTCTTGCCGATCACGATGGCCCCGGCCTCCCGCAGGCGCGCAACGACAAAGGCGTCGGCCGAGGGCCGGTATTCCCAGGCCGGGCAGGCGGCGGTGGTGGGCAGGCCGGCGACGTCGATATTGTCCTTCACCGCAAAGGGGATGCCCCACAGCGGGCGCGATGCGTCGCGCGGACCCAGGGCTGCGACCTCGGCCTGTACCTCCGCCTCCGCGCGCAGGGTGATGAAGATGCCGGGATCCGCCACGTCGCGAATGCGATCATAGACCTGCGCGATGATCTGCGACGGCGGCACGCCATCGTCATAGGCGCGGGCCAGGGAATCGAAAGTCAGGGGGATCGTCATGGGCATTCTCCGGTGCTGGGACCGGCAGGGGAGCGCGAATCTCCGGTGAACTCAATTGCCAAGTTTTCACAGAAGTGATGCAATAAATGCAGCATAAGGGGATCGCGATGCGCCATCTGAAAGACTTTCAATTTATCGAGGCCGTCGCCCGCGCCGGGTCGATCCGCAAGGCGGCGGAAGATCTGCATATCACAGCCTCCGCCCTGAACCGGCGGATTCAGCGGTTCGAAGAGGATTTCGGCACCCGCATCTTTGAACGGTTGCCGCGCGGGATGCGCCTGAACCCGGCCGGAGAGCTTGTGATACAGCATTTCCGCAGCCAGCAAAGTGACCTGCGCCGGGTTCAAAGCCTGGTCGCCGACCTGGGAGGAGAGCGGCGCGGCCATGTCTCCA
Above is a genomic segment from Pseudooceanicola aestuarii containing:
- the atzF gene encoding allophanate hydrolase, giving the protein MTIPLTFDSLARAYDDGVPPSQIIAQVYDRIRDVADPGIFITLRAEAEVQAEVAALGPRDASRPLWGIPFAVKDNIDVAGLPTTAACPAWEYRPSADAFVVARLREAGAIVIGKTNLDQFATGLVGVRTPYGAPKNAVDPEIVPGGSSGGSGVAVAQGIVSFALGTDTAGSGRVPAALNNIVGLKPTLGSWSASGSVPACRSVETISVFALTIADAHAAFRVGAVFDPADSYARRIDAPALPAAPTGLRIGVPDDAILQTFGDTAQAASFHGGLHLLEAQGHRIVPLDFTPFHDVADMLYNGAWVAERHSVIADLLARAPEEILPVTRQIIAKAETLSATDAFRGFYRLKDLTRRVEEVMADLDLLCVPTIPTFYSVADLERDPVGPNSNLGTYTNFVNLLDMCALALPIPARSDGRPGSVTLLAGAGQDARLAAMGQALEQAGARTLGATGWPRG
- a CDS encoding carbohydrate ABC transporter permease, with amino-acid sequence MPDYSISRARRRLGRLFAAPGLALLTITMGLPLGYALVISLSNMTLIRPRLSPFQGLENYIEVLTDPMFWSSLGVTLRFSAAAVIGEFVVGLAIALLLTKVVRMRAVYFAILTLPMAMSPVAVALIWKMLLQPNLGIVNTTLGQLGIAPVDWLGSPDLALSTLVFVEIWQQTSFVVLLLSAGLASLPREPFEAAEVDGAGPVAQFWYITLPMLRPVAAIAIVIQLINEFRTYDLVYVMTKGGPGISTELLSFYAYKRAFQGLAINEGNAAAFLLLMVVLAITVVFFWILERRR
- a CDS encoding ABC transporter substrate-binding protein, encoding MKTRFTRCSTLALMAGMLAAPAMAQDVTIRALMEDVPETRIIEELLPEFTEATGIAVEFEKVGYGDMHDKLVAQLVGGQSYYNLLSVDFLWAGEFPEAGWLTDLGPYVEETGFDMSGFIPSMLDLLGATEDNLPILPMYNYSMGLIHRSDILEARGVALPDTLEGYVELAKAVSADGQVVGAAMQGQKGDPNSMEFSNYLFSAGGSYLGEDGTVTLDSPAAVTALGLYADAIQNAAQTGALSATLDDTMRLMCSGEAFSMVTYWWMLPQLDNAETCPEVAGKLSLSVMPGGAGESGGWGWGIPTNVSDAEKDAAWQFISWVQSPEIAVKRAVQGHSPVQSDVFSAAEVLEAHPYYADGQKVVEAGKSFPIFTYTAQYEDVLGTQISLAASGDATPQEAITSAAEGLAELMED